One genomic window of Coleofasciculus chthonoplastes PCC 7420 includes the following:
- a CDS encoding DsrE family protein, translated as MSTKTLTFSIMDGPFEQARTTTAFRMIHEAIERGYNVNVFAYEGAVSLSFAHQKPHANAVHGRSVEEEDHPLTKDWIAALQAKAKAKGCQLDWINCGLCVDERGVNEAIDGCRRGKPSDLWKWASESDGTLIIATK; from the coding sequence ATGAGTACCAAAACCTTAACCTTTTCGATTATGGATGGTCCTTTTGAACAAGCAAGGACAACCACGGCGTTTCGGATGATTCATGAGGCAATTGAGCGTGGGTATAATGTGAATGTTTTTGCTTACGAAGGGGCAGTTTCTTTATCCTTTGCTCATCAAAAACCCCACGCCAATGCGGTTCATGGGAGAAGTGTGGAGGAAGAAGATCATCCCTTAACGAAAGATTGGATTGCTGCATTACAGGCAAAAGCCAAAGCTAAAGGGTGTCAATTAGATTGGATTAATTGTGGGCTTTGTGTAGATGAGCGAGGGGTAAATGAAGCGATTGATGGTTGTCGTCGTGGTAAACCTAGTGATTTATGGAAATGGGCGAGTGAGTCGGATGGAACGTTAATTATTGCGACGAAATAG
- a CDS encoding 16S rRNA (cytosine(967)-C(5))-methyltransferase: protein MANPRQLAFLALRDIHSHGAFTDIALDRVLRHTTLNRPDRALLTDLVYGTTRHTRTLDALIDQLGKKKAHQQPPDLRLILHLGLYQLRYLQRIPPSAAVNTSVELAKANQLKGLAGVVNGVLRQYARLNTNPQLDDPLQLPPQPIQRLGILYSFPDWIIELWLNQLGIEETEALCQWFNQPPTIDLRINPLNASIDTVETAMQAAGIQVQRLPHLPQALRFQGSTGSIQTLPGFNEGWWTIQDSSAQLVSHLLNPQPHDVIIDACAAPGGKTTHLAELMRDRGTIWACDKAASRLKKVKANTQRLQLQSIQICPGDSRDFPQFTQKADTVLLDAPCSGLGTLHRRPDIRWRCTPARVQELSVLQSELLTQTATWVKPGGVLVYATCTLHPQENEAVIQAFLERHLHWCIDAPPPTLTAFSTPQGWLKVLPHQHQMDGFFMVRLKHLGD, encoded by the coding sequence ATGGCAAACCCTCGCCAACTTGCATTCCTCGCCCTACGAGATATCCACAGCCACGGTGCGTTTACAGATATTGCGTTGGATCGAGTGCTTCGTCATACTACTCTCAACCGTCCTGATCGCGCTCTGTTAACGGATTTAGTCTATGGTACAACCAGACACACTCGCACCCTGGATGCCTTAATTGATCAATTGGGGAAGAAAAAAGCCCACCAGCAGCCCCCAGACTTGCGCCTCATTCTGCATCTGGGCTTATACCAATTGCGCTATCTACAACGGATTCCCCCATCAGCCGCCGTTAATACCAGCGTGGAACTAGCTAAAGCGAATCAATTAAAAGGACTAGCTGGGGTGGTTAATGGGGTGCTGCGACAGTATGCCCGTCTAAACACAAATCCCCAATTAGATGATCCCTTGCAGTTACCCCCCCAACCCATCCAACGTCTGGGTATCCTCTATAGCTTTCCCGACTGGATCATCGAACTGTGGTTAAATCAATTAGGCATTGAGGAAACCGAAGCCCTTTGTCAATGGTTCAACCAACCGCCAACTATTGACCTGCGGATCAATCCCTTGAATGCTTCCATCGATACAGTAGAGACAGCAATGCAAGCCGCAGGTATTCAGGTTCAGCGCCTTCCCCACCTTCCCCAAGCTTTACGCTTTCAAGGAAGTACAGGTTCAATACAAACACTTCCTGGATTCAACGAGGGATGGTGGACAATTCAAGATAGTAGCGCTCAACTGGTGAGTCATTTACTTAATCCTCAACCCCATGATGTCATCATTGACGCCTGTGCTGCACCGGGCGGTAAAACCACGCATCTTGCCGAACTCATGCGCGATCGCGGTACAATCTGGGCATGTGATAAAGCCGCGTCTCGCCTAAAAAAAGTTAAAGCCAATACCCAACGACTGCAATTACAATCCATTCAAATCTGCCCAGGCGATAGCCGTGATTTTCCCCAATTTACCCAAAAAGCTGATACTGTTTTACTCGACGCCCCCTGTTCTGGTTTAGGTACACTGCACCGTCGCCCCGATATCCGGTGGCGTTGTACTCCAGCCAGAGTTCAGGAACTTTCTGTACTGCAAAGTGAACTATTAACGCAGACAGCCACCTGGGTTAAACCTGGAGGCGTCCTCGTTTACGCCACCTGCACTTTGCACCCCCAGGAAAATGAAGCCGTGATTCAAGCCTTTCTGGAACGTCATCTCCACTGGTGTATTGATGCACCCCCGCCGACACTTACCGCTTTTTCTACGCCTCAAGGCTGGCTGAAAGTCTTACCCCATCAGCATCAGATGGATGGCTTTTTCATGGTGAGATTGAAGCATCTGGGGGATTAG
- a CDS encoding DsrE family protein, with product MKALQIIESAYRCTIEEQDDPSVWISQAMKGAGADLDILLRGNAVNYAVSGQDASGLVFGNKPQTQPPKLDQDLQGAIEKGITVYIVADDVKSRGIPEGKMINGVTQVAGQDLPGLFGNYDQIWHW from the coding sequence ATGAAAGCGCTACAAATCATTGAATCTGCTTATCGCTGTACGATTGAAGAACAAGATGATCCATCAGTGTGGATTTCTCAAGCGATGAAAGGTGCTGGTGCGGATTTAGATATTTTGCTGAGAGGGAATGCGGTGAATTATGCCGTAAGTGGACAGGATGCCTCTGGATTGGTGTTTGGGAATAAGCCACAAACCCAGCCGCCTAAACTGGATCAAGATTTGCAGGGGGCCATAGAGAAAGGAATTACGGTTTATATTGTGGCAGATGATGTCAAATCTCGTGGGATTCCTGAAGGGAAAATGATTAACGGTGTGACTCAAGTGGCGGGTCAGGATTTGCCAGGGTTATTTGGTAATTACGATCAAATTTGGCATTGGTAA
- a CDS encoding tellurite resistance TerB family protein: protein MVTDSHVKQLVKILIGAAWIDGRIQPEERQYLHQVAQQSNVAEDPEIRPLLNELKSVSSDQCYRWVQEYLGDHPSQEDYQGLIEAISALIYSDGDVDTEEAKLLTRLQLLDPAQASPKSTHNSVLKAIQKLYHRWIDQQS from the coding sequence ATGGTTACAGACTCTCATGTCAAACAGCTTGTAAAGATTCTGATTGGTGCGGCTTGGATCGATGGTCGAATTCAGCCAGAGGAACGGCAGTATCTGCACCAAGTCGCCCAGCAATCCAATGTGGCTGAAGACCCAGAAATTCGACCCTTGTTGAACGAACTCAAATCGGTATCCAGTGACCAGTGTTATAGATGGGTGCAAGAGTATTTGGGTGATCATCCCAGCCAAGAGGATTATCAGGGCTTGATTGAAGCGATTAGTGCTTTGATTTACAGCGATGGCGATGTGGACACTGAGGAAGCTAAACTGCTCACTCGCTTACAGCTTCTCGATCCCGCCCAGGCTTCTCCCAAGTCCACTCATAATAGTGTGCTTAAAGCCATTCAAAAACTCTACCACCGCTGGATTGACCAGCAATCTTAG
- a CDS encoding S-layer homology domain-containing protein, protein MSNFHPWQSGTAAFLAFGLTAGAIAPFVTGASALAQTTSFSDVSSTYWAEDFITELAQRDIIAGFPDGTFRPDAPVTRAQFAAMMRKANQAFNKADQRGSTNFVDVPSRYWAYSAIQDAYKTGFLTGYPGNVFRPEQNIPREQVLVSLANGLDYSASSTSVLNYYNDASRISSWARTPIAAATEERLVVNYPNVKSLNPQRNASRAEVAAFIYQALVSEGEAQVVSSQYIADPTPVAQNFTIPAGTTIPVKYIREKILIAEEDEQLPLTLTVDANITTSDGTVLIPAGSEVVGELRSTNGGAQFVAEKLVMNGQQMTIDAASEVITTTETVTQGTSVGNLVKNAALGTAAAAAISAVTGDRAIATEELLIGTGSGVALSLIQRFLGRNSVDLIVIEPDTDLDLKLAENLVISAN, encoded by the coding sequence ATGTCTAACTTTCATCCCTGGCAATCTGGAACCGCTGCATTTTTAGCCTTTGGATTAACGGCTGGTGCGATCGCTCCCTTCGTTACAGGTGCATCAGCCCTTGCCCAAACCACAAGTTTCTCAGATGTTTCTTCTACCTACTGGGCGGAAGACTTTATTACCGAATTAGCCCAACGGGATATTATTGCCGGGTTTCCGGATGGTACATTCCGACCGGATGCTCCCGTAACTCGCGCCCAGTTTGCGGCGATGATGCGTAAGGCAAATCAGGCTTTTAATAAAGCCGATCAACGCGGGTCAACGAACTTTGTTGATGTCCCTTCAAGATACTGGGCGTATTCTGCCATCCAAGATGCTTATAAAACAGGATTTTTAACGGGATATCCAGGGAATGTTTTTAGACCTGAACAAAATATTCCTCGTGAACAAGTCTTAGTTTCATTGGCAAATGGTTTGGATTATTCAGCAAGTTCAACCAGTGTTTTAAATTACTACAATGATGCCTCTCGCATTTCCAGTTGGGCGCGGACACCAATAGCCGCCGCCACAGAAGAACGCTTGGTGGTGAATTATCCTAACGTTAAATCGTTAAATCCCCAGCGGAATGCTAGTCGTGCTGAAGTTGCGGCGTTTATTTACCAAGCGTTAGTGAGTGAAGGGGAAGCACAAGTCGTCAGTTCTCAGTACATTGCTGATCCGACGCCTGTTGCTCAAAATTTCACGATTCCTGCGGGTACAACTATTCCAGTTAAATATATCCGAGAGAAAATTCTGATCGCTGAAGAAGACGAGCAATTACCCTTGACGTTAACGGTTGATGCGAATATCACCACCTCTGATGGTACAGTATTGATTCCGGCGGGTAGTGAGGTTGTCGGTGAGTTGCGTTCTACCAATGGTGGCGCTCAATTTGTCGCCGAGAAACTGGTGATGAATGGTCAGCAAATGACTATTGATGCGGCGTCTGAAGTAATCACCACAACTGAAACAGTCACTCAAGGTACCAGTGTCGGGAATTTAGTCAAGAATGCAGCACTCGGTACAGCGGCGGCGGCGGCGATTTCGGCGGTAACGGGAGATCGGGCGATCGCGACGGAAGAACTGTTGATTGGTACGGGGTCTGGTGTAGCATTGAGCTTAATCCAACGCTTCCTCGGTCGCAACAGTGTGGATCTGATTGTGATTGAACCGGATACTGATTTAGATCTGAAACTTGCTGAGAATTTAGTTATCAGCGCCAACTAG
- a CDS encoding DsrE family protein translates to MAKYFLIESRSSFDSTQVTQNYQLASDLANAGNETTLFLVENGVLAARAAAANGLANLKAVNVLADDFSLRERGISETELGNGVQVASIAAVVDAMAEGQKTIWL, encoded by the coding sequence ATGGCAAAGTATTTTTTAATTGAATCAAGGAGTTCCTTTGATTCAACCCAAGTGACTCAAAATTATCAGTTGGCATCAGATTTAGCTAATGCCGGAAATGAAACTACCTTGTTTCTGGTGGAAAATGGCGTATTAGCCGCTCGTGCAGCGGCAGCGAATGGTTTAGCAAATCTCAAGGCTGTCAACGTATTGGCAGATGATTTTTCCCTGAGAGAACGCGGTATCTCAGAGACAGAACTGGGCAATGGTGTGCAAGTGGCTAGCATTGCGGCTGTGGTTGATGCCATGGCAGAAGGACAAAAAACGATTTGGCTGTAA
- a CDS encoding protein kinase domain-containing protein, whose translation MNNSSPTPSTSRPRYQKIRELGRNRAGGRITYLAKDNKTQQPVVIKRFLFAQAGSDWSGFKAYQREIQLLQGLDHPGIPRYLDSFETKAGFCMVQEYKKAQSLAIPRSFEPEQIKQIAIATLEILLYLQRRLPIVIHRDIKPENLLVDEQINVYLVDFGLARMGGSNVAMSSVAAGTFGFMAPEQLYNHKLTGATDLYGLGATLISLLTGTKSIAMDTLINEEGQIHFQHLLPQLSLRFVTWLEKMVQPKARDRYIDAAAALEALKPIDLIRTPEVKLSQEILEFRTTHIGEKLTQIVTVENSIPETVLEGTWQVAPHPSDPRFRKQNSHLWITFEPARFQGNQVECKIRVDTNRLMANQTYKRRILLQTNAVPETHSLELKVNTNFLALPKPPWISLGLLFGLSGIVTWLLAGFVAFFIAQIPILGYWIGTGFIAAFVGGVVLSVLGVRGVPITKTACSLVGIMMVLAIFVAGFLGTFLVALVGLAGLITGFIAGAVIKNYRERGFSPKIAMTSSLLMTGLGMSLGIGYNFGFVNFWLLVSTIGSSLALVSLLINPYLQRRKRLEHYNQSAKKRRLIKP comes from the coding sequence ATGAACAACTCCTCACCCACACCATCAACTTCCCGCCCTCGCTATCAGAAAATTCGAGAACTAGGGCGAAATCGTGCAGGTGGGCGCATCACCTACTTGGCAAAGGATAATAAAACCCAGCAACCCGTTGTGATTAAGCGATTTTTGTTTGCCCAAGCGGGTTCAGATTGGTCAGGCTTCAAAGCCTATCAACGAGAAATCCAACTCTTGCAGGGATTGGATCACCCCGGTATTCCCCGATATCTGGATTCCTTTGAAACCAAAGCCGGATTTTGTATGGTGCAGGAGTACAAAAAGGCACAATCGTTAGCTATCCCTCGGAGTTTTGAACCGGAGCAAATCAAGCAAATTGCGATCGCCACCCTAGAAATCCTGCTTTACCTGCAACGTCGGCTTCCCATCGTTATCCATCGCGATATCAAACCCGAAAATCTTTTGGTCGATGAGCAAATCAATGTTTATCTGGTGGACTTTGGGTTAGCGCGGATGGGGGGTAGTAACGTAGCCATGAGTAGCGTTGCGGCGGGGACATTTGGGTTTATGGCACCGGAACAGTTATATAACCACAAACTGACCGGAGCCACGGATCTGTATGGGTTAGGTGCAACTCTAATCAGTTTGCTGACGGGGACAAAATCCATAGCCATGGATACCCTGATTAACGAAGAGGGACAAATTCATTTTCAACATCTTCTCCCCCAACTCAGCCTCCGGTTTGTGACTTGGTTGGAGAAAATGGTGCAACCGAAAGCACGCGATCGCTATATCGATGCAGCAGCAGCGCTAGAAGCACTCAAACCCATCGATTTGATCCGCACGCCAGAGGTGAAACTCAGCCAAGAGATACTGGAATTCAGAACAACCCATATTGGGGAAAAACTGACGCAAATTGTTACCGTTGAGAATTCGATTCCCGAAACGGTGTTAGAAGGCACTTGGCAAGTCGCTCCCCATCCCAGTGATCCGCGTTTCCGGAAACAAAATAGCCATCTTTGGATTACCTTTGAACCAGCTAGGTTTCAGGGAAATCAGGTCGAGTGCAAAATTAGGGTAGATACAAACAGGTTGATGGCGAATCAAACCTACAAACGCCGAATTCTATTACAAACCAATGCCGTTCCCGAAACCCATAGTCTTGAACTGAAGGTTAATACTAATTTTCTAGCCTTACCCAAACCGCCTTGGATATCCCTAGGACTTCTTTTCGGGCTATCTGGGATAGTAACTTGGCTTTTGGCAGGATTTGTCGCCTTTTTTATCGCCCAAATTCCGATATTAGGGTATTGGATTGGTACTGGGTTTATCGCCGCATTTGTTGGCGGTGTTGTACTCAGTGTGCTGGGAGTGAGGGGAGTGCCGATTACTAAAACAGCATGCTCTCTCGTTGGTATAATGATGGTTTTAGCTATATTTGTTGCTGGGTTTCTAGGAACATTTTTAGTTGCATTAGTCGGTTTAGCGGGTTTAATCACCGGATTTATAGCCGGAGCAGTGATTAAAAATTATCGGGAGCGAGGCTTTAGCCCCAAAATTGCCATGACGAGTTCACTATTAATGACTGGGTTGGGTATGAGTTTGGGGATTGGCTATAATTTCGGCTTTGTCAATTTTTGGCTATTGGTATCGACGATTGGCAGCAGTTTAGCCTTGGTCAGTCTTTTGATCAATCCCTACCTGCAACGGAGAAAACGACTGGAGCATTACAATCAGTCGGCTAAAAAGCGACGCTTGATCAAACCGTGA
- a CDS encoding Tab2/Atab2 family RNA-binding protein: MNVWQADFYRRPLQDETGQILWELLICDTTGNVIYQSFCPQPDVTRDWLVSQVQVSVAKTGLPDAIQVFRPQSFNLFQEVGQQLGIKVEATRRTPALKQRLQERTLEYPQHENYTGEAYNPLSLDKPPPLPLPENLWGDRWRFASIPAGDIEEGFAQRPIPILQMPNELLPLQLGLASTVAVPGVVIDGGRQSMPLARWLQEVQPVALNYIPGAPDGLILEAGLVERWVMATFEDKEVAAAARLYEQRKQTSQGLHFLLVQPDDSGMTYTGFWLLMAD, translated from the coding sequence ATGAATGTTTGGCAAGCAGATTTTTATCGGCGTCCTCTGCAAGATGAAACTGGGCAAATCTTATGGGAATTATTAATTTGTGACACCACAGGCAATGTTATATATCAATCATTCTGTCCTCAGCCAGATGTAACCCGTGATTGGTTGGTGTCTCAGGTGCAAGTCTCGGTGGCTAAGACGGGGTTACCTGATGCGATTCAAGTCTTTCGTCCCCAGTCGTTCAATTTATTCCAGGAGGTGGGACAACAATTGGGGATTAAGGTAGAAGCCACACGACGCACGCCCGCCCTAAAGCAACGATTACAGGAAAGAACGTTAGAGTATCCACAGCACGAGAATTACACTGGGGAAGCGTACAACCCCCTTAGCTTAGACAAACCGCCACCCTTACCCTTACCCGAAAATCTCTGGGGCGATCGCTGGCGATTTGCTAGTATTCCCGCAGGGGATATTGAGGAGGGGTTTGCCCAACGCCCGATTCCAATTTTACAGATGCCAAATGAACTCTTACCTCTCCAATTAGGTTTAGCCTCAACGGTAGCTGTTCCGGGAGTCGTGATTGATGGGGGGCGTCAGTCGATGCCATTAGCGCGTTGGCTGCAAGAGGTTCAACCTGTAGCGCTTAATTATATTCCCGGTGCGCCAGATGGGTTAATTTTAGAAGCCGGATTAGTGGAACGCTGGGTAATGGCAACCTTTGAAGATAAAGAAGTAGCGGCGGCGGCGAGGTTGTATGAACAGCGCAAGCAAACGAGTCAGGGATTGCATTTTTTGTTGGTGCAACCGGATGATTCGGGAATGACGTATACCGGATTTTGGTTATTGATGGCTGATTGA
- a CDS encoding DUF3155 domain-containing protein → MARRRKRKSRRRQEGRKILEHVPQYNLESGEDKPVTAARKYIQSAGIIPPALLLVKRNEHTTDRYFWAEKGLFGAQYVEENHFLFPSLRVLDAPVEKAVVAVQSR, encoded by the coding sequence TTGGCAAGAAGACGTAAACGCAAGAGTCGCCGCCGCCAAGAGGGGCGCAAGATCCTAGAACATGTGCCTCAGTATAATCTAGAAAGCGGTGAAGATAAACCGGTTACAGCAGCACGTAAATATATTCAATCAGCCGGGATTATTCCGCCCGCTTTGCTACTCGTTAAGCGAAATGAGCATACGACAGACCGTTATTTCTGGGCAGAAAAAGGTTTATTTGGCGCTCAATATGTTGAGGAAAATCATTTTCTGTTTCCCAGTCTGAGGGTGCTGGATGCTCCTGTCGAAAAGGCGGTAGTTGCGGTTCAAAGCCGCTGA
- a CDS encoding GAF domain-containing sensor histidine kinase, translating into MFIPASSEFVALCQSQVGILTQSLGAALSAVYLTTDKLDEAAQPKLIPVVVYPEAAIWEEEETELTLPDRMSSVDTIPRLAEAVPRVLPQPAEDHHLPDCTSLSQDNSPLSQGRQMVLPLIHEEVVMGLLVTSRDDRPWNEKEQTAIERIAGTLTLAYLMDRRRAWFEQEWTQQRRLQVQQRDRLDDILHQFRNPLTALRTFGKLLLNRLQPDDKNHNVAASIVRESDRLKELLQDFDECLDQDAPTSEPLTLPASASAATCPLPESDETGKIVSPVNSEPETDAPAIPLLPGKTLIVESFTITEVLEPLLISAQAIAGERDLELRYSIPQDLPPVRANARALREVLNNLIDNALKYTPAGGQIDVEAGVGQPKDETRTMVGIAITDTGVGIPPQDIEHLFERRYRGIQANTGIPGSGLGLAIAKTLIEQMQGQIEVFSPAQSPWTQLQLDVAIRRSGGKSTQGTTFVVWLPIHES; encoded by the coding sequence ATGTTCATTCCTGCTAGTTCAGAATTTGTCGCCTTGTGTCAATCACAGGTTGGAATCCTCACTCAAAGTCTAGGCGCGGCGTTGAGTGCGGTATATTTAACAACGGATAAACTCGACGAGGCAGCGCAACCTAAGCTGATTCCCGTAGTGGTCTATCCAGAAGCAGCGATATGGGAAGAGGAGGAGACGGAGTTAACATTGCCCGATCGCATGAGTTCAGTGGATACGATTCCCCGCCTTGCTGAAGCTGTACCTCGCGTTTTACCTCAACCTGCTGAGGATCACCATCTCCCCGATTGCACCTCACTTTCTCAAGACAACTCTCCCTTATCTCAAGGACGGCAAATGGTTTTGCCTCTAATCCACGAAGAAGTAGTTATGGGATTATTAGTCACAAGTCGCGATGATCGACCGTGGAATGAAAAAGAACAGACAGCGATTGAACGCATCGCTGGAACATTGACACTTGCCTACTTAATGGATCGGCGTCGGGCTTGGTTTGAGCAGGAATGGACTCAGCAACGCCGTCTACAGGTACAGCAACGGGATCGGCTGGATGATATCCTGCATCAATTTCGCAATCCCTTAACCGCATTGCGAACTTTTGGCAAACTGCTACTCAATCGACTGCAACCCGATGATAAAAATCATAACGTTGCCGCTAGTATTGTGCGAGAGAGCGATCGCTTGAAGGAATTGTTACAAGATTTTGATGAGTGCTTAGATCAGGATGCACCAACAAGTGAACCGTTAACCTTACCCGCATCAGCTAGCGCCGCAACTTGTCCACTTCCCGAATCAGACGAGACTGGGAAAATTGTTTCTCCGGTTAACTCAGAACCAGAGACAGACGCACCAGCCATTCCTTTGCTTCCGGGTAAAACCCTGATTGTCGAGTCATTCACCATCACCGAAGTATTAGAACCCCTGCTCATTTCCGCCCAAGCGATCGCGGGGGAACGGGATTTAGAATTACGCTACTCGATTCCCCAAGACTTACCCCCTGTGCGGGCAAACGCTAGGGCGTTACGAGAGGTTTTAAATAATTTAATTGACAATGCCTTAAAATACACGCCCGCTGGGGGGCAAATTGATGTGGAAGCAGGTGTGGGTCAACCCAAAGATGAGACGAGAACAATGGTGGGAATTGCGATTACTGACACTGGAGTTGGAATTCCGCCCCAAGACATCGAGCATTTATTTGAGCGGCGTTATCGGGGAATACAAGCCAATACAGGGATTCCGGGGAGTGGTTTAGGGTTAGCGATCGCCAAAACACTGATTGAACAAATGCAGGGTCAAATCGAGGTCTTTAGTCCGGCGCAGTCACCGTGGACTCAACTCCAGTTAGATGTAGCGATTCGCCGTTCTGGGGGGAAGTCAACCCAGGGAACAACGTTTGTCGTTTGGTTGCCAATTCATGAATCATGA